The following proteins come from a genomic window of Methylorubrum populi:
- a CDS encoding YraN family protein, which produces MRPPPDPEARRRATYGRGLSAETWALLALMLKGYRPLARRFAASGGEIDLIVRRGRTVAFVEVKARRTLDSATIAIDARKRARLSRAARAWLARHPLPAEATLRADAVFVAPRRWPRHLPNAFEIEGL; this is translated from the coding sequence ATGAGACCTCCGCCTGATCCGGAGGCGCGCCGCCGCGCCACATACGGACGGGGCCTCTCGGCCGAGACGTGGGCGCTGCTGGCCCTGATGCTGAAGGGCTACCGCCCGCTCGCCCGTCGCTTTGCTGCCTCGGGCGGGGAAATCGACCTGATCGTACGGCGCGGGCGGACGGTGGCCTTCGTCGAGGTCAAGGCGCGGAGGACGCTGGATTCCGCCACGATCGCCATCGACGCCCGCAAGCGGGCACGCCTGTCTCGGGCGGCGCGAGCGTGGCTCGCACGTCATCCGCTGCCGGCGGAGGCAACCCTGCGGGCGGATGCGGTGTTCGTGGCGCCGCGCCGCTGGCCGCGCCACCTGCCGAACGCGTTCGAGATCGAAGGTCTGTAA
- a CDS encoding glycine betaine ABC transporter substrate-binding protein, with amino-acid sequence MASLSLVGRSRAATARPIVVGSKNDTEGALLGNLISAALEGLGLAVERRFGLGPTLIVRSALLAGEIDLYPEYTGNVAFFSGTETDPGWKTAQSAYDLAARLDAARGLVWLGRAPANNTWLIAVRGAFARAHGLATMPDFAGAVRNDLIRLAASTEFVESPAALPSFEAAYGFKLPLSRIISLPGGDTAVTARAAAEGISGVNAGMVYGTDGALAALDLAVMSDPRGAQIVYEPAPVIRAATLERHLQIRGALDRVFARLDADTLRRLNAAITVEGRTAAAVAGEWFAAQASHP; translated from the coding sequence ATGGCGTCCCTGTCGCTCGTCGGTCGCAGCAGGGCCGCGACTGCCCGCCCCATCGTGGTCGGATCGAAGAACGACACGGAAGGTGCGCTGCTCGGAAACCTCATTTCCGCCGCCCTGGAGGGCCTCGGTTTGGCCGTCGAACGCCGCTTCGGGCTCGGTCCGACGCTGATCGTCCGCTCCGCGCTGCTCGCCGGCGAAATCGACCTGTATCCCGAATACACCGGCAACGTGGCCTTCTTCTCCGGCACCGAGACCGATCCCGGCTGGAAGACCGCGCAGAGCGCCTACGATCTCGCCGCGCGGCTCGATGCCGCGCGCGGGCTCGTGTGGCTCGGGCGGGCGCCTGCCAACAACACGTGGCTGATCGCGGTGCGGGGTGCCTTCGCCAGGGCGCATGGGCTCGCGACTATGCCGGATTTCGCCGGCGCCGTACGGAACGATCTCATCCGGCTCGCCGCCTCGACGGAATTCGTCGAAAGTCCCGCCGCCCTCCCGTCCTTCGAGGCCGCCTACGGCTTTAAACTGCCGCTCTCGCGCATCATCAGCCTGCCCGGCGGTGACACGGCTGTAACGGCGCGGGCCGCGGCGGAGGGCATCAGCGGGGTCAATGCGGGCATGGTCTACGGAACGGACGGCGCGCTGGCCGCCCTCGACCTTGCGGTGATGAGCGATCCACGCGGCGCGCAGATCGTCTACGAGCCGGCGCCGGTGATCCGTGCCGCCACGCTCGAACGCCATTTGCAGATCCGCGGCGCCCTCGACCGCGTCTTCGCTCGCCTCGATGCCGACACCCTGAGGCGGCTCAACGCCGCGATTACAGTCGAAGGACGGACGGCCGCCGCGGTGGCCGGCGAATGGTTCGCCGCGCAGGCAAGCCATCCGTGA
- a CDS encoding response regulator, whose protein sequence is MSVDSNEDRLSGARVLVVEDEAAISMLLEDMLLDFGCEIVGPAARLATALEMARSESFTVAILDVNVAGEPIYPVAEAIAERNVPIVFSTGYGGAGIREPFRDRPVVQKPFSQADLKRTLAAAIAGAEG, encoded by the coding sequence GTGAGTGTGGATTCGAACGAGGATCGTCTGTCCGGCGCTCGGGTGCTGGTCGTCGAGGACGAGGCGGCGATCTCGATGCTTCTCGAGGATATGCTGCTCGATTTCGGCTGCGAGATCGTCGGGCCGGCCGCCCGGCTCGCGACCGCCCTGGAGATGGCCCGCAGCGAGAGCTTCACGGTGGCCATCCTCGACGTGAACGTGGCCGGCGAGCCGATCTATCCTGTGGCGGAGGCCATCGCCGAGCGCAACGTGCCCATCGTGTTCTCGACCGGCTACGGCGGCGCGGGCATCCGCGAGCCGTTCCGCGACCGGCCGGTGGTGCAGAAGCCGTTCAGCCAGGCCGACCTGAAGCGCACCCTCGCCGCGGCCATCGCCGGCGCCGAGGGCTGA
- a CDS encoding L,D-transpeptidase family protein has translation MGRAWMRGALAALGMWSAAAQAAESGTPDLTREAIENATFREPQDEAKADKASKPAKKSRKEADKKPDPLLVKVQVLLDRARFSPGAIDGRDGENLRGAIKAFAQAQGLSASDRLTREVFDRLQATSKDPVVTQYTITEEDVKGPFVERMPPKMQEQAEVGPMRYTNTREMLAERFHMQRDLLSALNPNIPLDKAGGTLVVAAVPPLGEGKVEGAPVAPKVTRIEVDKRTKRVRAFGEDGKLTADFPASIGSSEKPAPDGSAKVTAVAFDPWYTYNPKYRFEGVTAKKKFSIHPGPNNPVGLVWIDLSIPSYGIHGTPDPEKVGKTESHGCIRLTNWDARDLASHTQKGAKVEFLDK, from the coding sequence ATGGGACGGGCGTGGATGCGGGGAGCGCTTGCAGCGCTCGGCATGTGGTCGGCCGCTGCGCAGGCCGCCGAGTCCGGGACGCCGGATCTGACCCGCGAGGCCATCGAGAACGCGACGTTCCGAGAGCCGCAGGATGAGGCGAAGGCCGACAAGGCCAGCAAACCGGCAAAGAAATCGAGGAAGGAGGCGGATAAGAAGCCCGATCCGCTCCTTGTGAAGGTGCAGGTGCTGCTCGATCGGGCCCGATTCTCGCCGGGCGCCATCGACGGACGCGATGGCGAGAACCTGCGCGGCGCAATCAAGGCGTTCGCGCAGGCGCAGGGGCTGTCCGCCAGCGACCGGCTCACACGCGAGGTGTTCGACCGCCTCCAGGCGACCAGCAAGGATCCGGTCGTGACACAGTACACGATCACGGAGGAGGACGTGAAAGGTCCCTTCGTCGAGCGGATGCCGCCCAAGATGCAGGAGCAGGCCGAGGTCGGGCCAATGCGCTACACCAACACCCGTGAGATGCTGGCCGAGCGCTTCCACATGCAGCGCGATCTGCTCTCCGCCCTCAACCCGAACATACCCCTCGACAAGGCGGGCGGGACGCTCGTCGTGGCGGCGGTGCCGCCGCTCGGAGAGGGCAAGGTGGAGGGGGCGCCGGTCGCGCCCAAGGTCACGCGCATCGAGGTCGACAAGCGGACGAAGCGGGTGCGCGCCTTCGGGGAGGACGGAAAGCTCACGGCGGACTTCCCCGCCTCGATCGGCAGTTCGGAGAAGCCGGCGCCGGACGGGTCGGCGAAGGTGACGGCCGTGGCCTTCGACCCCTGGTACACCTACAACCCGAAGTACCGCTTCGAGGGCGTGACGGCCAAGAAGAAGTTCTCGATCCATCCCGGCCCGAACAATCCCGTCGGTCTTGTCTGGATCGACCTCTCGATCCCCTCCTACGGCATCCACGGCACGCCGGACCCTGAGAAGGTCGGCAAGACCGAATCGCACGGCTGCATTCGCCTGACGAACTGGGACGCGCGCGATCTCGCGAGCCACACGCAGAAGGGGGCGAAGGTCGAATTCCTCGACAAGTAG
- a CDS encoding ABC transporter permease produces MRRLSPGFGPLVLGVALAAASHPTIAGLVGRGGANRPLAVGRLAELALNHVMLAAIGLAVVTVLGVGLGLIATRARFGSFRGSIDTLVAFAQAVPPVVVVALALPVLGFGGPPTLLALTAYGIMPTLRGTVGALDSVSAEARQSAQAIGLTPAQVLVYIELPLAAPGLVETLRTALVLAVSVTAVGALAGASTLGTPIVAGLQNQNIAAMLQGALATAALAYLGDGSLLAIGGWLQPDRRRKAG; encoded by the coding sequence GTGAGGCGTCTATCGCCGGGTTTCGGGCCGCTCGTTCTCGGCGTCGCGCTCGCCGCCGCGAGCCACCCGACCATCGCCGGCCTCGTCGGGCGCGGCGGCGCGAACCGTCCCCTCGCGGTCGGACGCCTGGCCGAACTGGCGCTGAATCACGTCATGCTCGCCGCCATTGGACTGGCCGTCGTCACCGTGCTCGGTGTCGGGCTCGGCCTGATCGCCACGCGGGCGCGGTTCGGATCGTTTCGCGGGAGCATCGACACGCTCGTCGCTTTCGCGCAGGCGGTGCCGCCGGTGGTGGTCGTGGCCCTGGCCCTGCCGGTCCTCGGCTTCGGCGGACCGCCGACCCTGCTGGCGCTCACAGCCTACGGGATCATGCCGACCTTGCGCGGCACGGTCGGCGCCCTCGATTCGGTGTCTGCGGAGGCACGGCAATCGGCGCAGGCGATCGGCCTCACACCGGCTCAGGTCCTCGTCTACATCGAATTGCCGCTCGCCGCTCCGGGCCTCGTCGAGACGCTCCGCACGGCCCTCGTCCTCGCGGTCTCGGTCACTGCGGTCGGGGCGCTCGCCGGGGCCTCGACCCTGGGCACCCCCATCGTCGCCGGACTCCAGAACCAGAACATCGCGGCGATGCTTCAGGGTGCGCTGGCGACCGCGGCTCTGGCCTATCTCGGCGACGGGTCGCTGCTTGCGATCGGAGGATGGCTTCAGCCGGACCGACGGCGGAAGGCCGGCTGA
- the rsmI gene encoding 16S rRNA (cytidine(1402)-2'-O)-methyltransferase gives MTQRLDKRPEGQPRGPATFTAFGLAAEAESLAPGLYVVATPIGNLRDVSFRALATLAAADAVLAEDTRVTRTLLMHYGITTPLVSYHEHSNEAVRERMVMRLKAGETLALVSDAGTPLVSDPGFKLVQAAIAAGIPVTPIPGPSAVMTAIVAAGLPTDRFFFEGFLPQKSGARRNRLEALAAIPGTLVVFESPHRLPEMLADAAATLGPERPAAVARELTKLYETIRRDSLGGLAEAFAEEGPPKGEVVVVIGAAPEDAVAREADTGLDARIEAALARHSIKDAAALVADATGQPKRVVYARALALARRADDETSA, from the coding sequence ATGACACAGCGACTCGACAAGCGCCCCGAGGGGCAGCCCCGCGGCCCCGCCACCTTCACCGCCTTCGGCCTCGCCGCCGAGGCCGAGTCCCTGGCGCCGGGGCTCTACGTGGTGGCCACACCGATCGGCAACCTGCGCGACGTCTCGTTCCGCGCCCTGGCGACGCTTGCCGCCGCCGACGCAGTCCTGGCCGAGGACACCCGCGTCACCCGCACCCTGCTGATGCATTACGGGATCACGACGCCGCTCGTGTCCTATCACGAGCATTCCAACGAGGCGGTGCGCGAGCGGATGGTGATGCGGCTGAAGGCCGGCGAGACCCTGGCCCTGGTCTCGGATGCCGGCACGCCGCTCGTTTCGGACCCCGGCTTCAAGCTCGTCCAGGCAGCGATCGCGGCCGGCATCCCGGTGACACCGATTCCGGGCCCGTCGGCGGTCATGACCGCGATCGTCGCCGCGGGCCTGCCGACCGACCGCTTCTTCTTCGAGGGGTTCCTGCCGCAGAAATCGGGAGCCCGGCGCAACCGGCTGGAGGCGCTCGCCGCCATCCCCGGCACGCTGGTGGTGTTCGAGTCGCCCCACCGGCTCCCCGAGATGCTGGCGGATGCCGCCGCCACCCTCGGGCCCGAGCGGCCGGCGGCGGTGGCCCGCGAGTTGACCAAGCTCTACGAAACGATCCGCCGCGACAGCCTCGGCGGTCTCGCGGAAGCTTTCGCCGAGGAGGGCCCGCCCAAGGGCGAGGTCGTGGTGGTGATCGGCGCCGCGCCCGAGGACGCGGTGGCGCGGGAAGCCGATACCGGACTCGACGCGCGGATCGAGGCGGCCCTGGCCCGCCACTCGATCAAGGATGCGGCGGCGCTCGTCGCCGATGCGACCGGTCAGCCCAAGCGCGTCGTCTACGCCCGCGCCCTGGCGCTCGCCCGCCGGGCCGACGATGAGACCTCCGCCTGA
- a CDS encoding ABC transporter permease subunit: MIPRLLAGLSAAALIPAFLLLLPLLHAAPNRLVTGAPVAAADALGAWLWPTVTLAALGPGLLAAGRGRAVASLAGLACLGALALLLAGLGAGAADLIDGKPPATRVRLASGAWAGTVVLIGTLALATRRARLTGGGITAAAVLAGGLACLWAAGSLDALSIAVELRTRSDTLGEAIGDHLVLALGALALAACLTGGLALWRRGRGMVDLAVSGVQVVPAVALFGGLVAVFSALLAAAPTLRGYGLSALGSLPALTGIAAYLLLPLWRGQQAARRAASPAQIDAAHALGLTHRQILATIRLPLGAPLLLGGVRVAAVQALGLATLGALVGAGGLGTLVFDGMAQFAPDLILLGALPIIGLSLATEAALGRLEAALRRRWPR; the protein is encoded by the coding sequence GTGATCCCGCGTCTGCTTGCCGGCCTCTCCGCTGCGGCGCTGATTCCGGCGTTTCTGCTGCTGCTCCCGCTGCTGCACGCGGCCCCGAACCGTCTCGTGACGGGCGCTCCCGTCGCGGCCGCCGACGCGCTCGGTGCTTGGCTGTGGCCGACGGTGACATTGGCCGCCCTCGGACCCGGCCTCCTCGCCGCGGGCCGCGGAAGGGCGGTGGCCAGCTTGGCCGGGCTCGCCTGCCTCGGCGCCCTGGCGCTGCTGCTGGCCGGACTTGGAGCCGGCGCTGCCGACCTGATCGACGGCAAGCCGCCGGCGACACGGGTGCGGCTCGCCTCCGGCGCGTGGGCCGGCACGGTCGTGCTGATCGGCACGTTGGCCCTCGCGACGCGGCGCGCTCGCCTGACCGGCGGCGGCATCACCGCGGCCGCCGTCCTGGCGGGAGGGTTGGCGTGCCTGTGGGCCGCGGGCAGCTTGGATGCGCTCTCCATCGCCGTGGAACTGCGCACGCGGTCCGATACGCTGGGCGAGGCCATCGGTGACCATCTTGTCCTCGCCCTCGGCGCACTGGCGCTGGCCGCCTGTCTCACCGGTGGGCTTGCCCTGTGGCGGCGCGGGCGCGGCATGGTCGATCTCGCCGTGAGCGGCGTTCAGGTCGTGCCGGCGGTCGCTCTGTTCGGCGGCTTGGTCGCCGTCTTCTCGGCCCTGCTCGCGGCGGCGCCGACCTTACGCGGCTACGGCCTCTCGGCGCTCGGCAGCCTCCCCGCTCTGACCGGCATCGCTGCCTACCTGCTCCTGCCGCTCTGGCGCGGACAACAGGCCGCGCGCCGTGCGGCGAGCCCGGCTCAGATCGACGCGGCGCATGCCCTCGGGCTGACGCACCGCCAGATTCTGGCGACGATCCGCCTGCCGCTCGGCGCCCCCCTCCTCCTCGGCGGAGTGCGGGTCGCCGCGGTCCAGGCGCTCGGCCTCGCGACCCTGGGCGCGCTGGTCGGGGCGGGCGGCCTCGGCACGCTCGTCTTCGACGGCATGGCCCAGTTCGCGCCGGACCTGATCCTGCTCGGGGCACTGCCGATCATCGGGCTCTCGCTCGCCACGGAAGCCGCCCTCGGTCGCCTGGAGGCGGCGCTGCGCCGTCGGTGGCCGCGGTGA